The stretch of DNA GCCAGTCACCGGGCTGAAGATTGCGCTCGAGGCAGATGTACTCCCCGGCACCGGCCAGGGCGGCCTCGGCGAAGGGGAAGTGCCCGATCACTGCGACCTTCCTGCCGGCGATCCGCTCCCGGTAGGGGTCGAAGACCTGGCGCCAGGTCAGGCCCTCCCCGGTGGGCTCGAACCCGTTAGCGGCGGCCGTCTCCTCCCGCGAGTACCAGGAGTTGATGGCGGCCTGGCCGATGCTGGCCTCGGCGAGGTTCCAGGACTTCACCAGGGCGCCGACGTCGCGCAGCGGTCGTCCGTCGAGCGAGCCATCGGCGAGGGCCGGGCGGCTGCGAACATCCATGGTCCAGGCCGTGCCGACACCTCCGGCGGAGTTGAGGACACGGGTCCAACGCGGACCCTGACCTGACGCCCGTACGACGACGTCTCCGGGCAGTCCGTCAAGAAGCGCGTCGTAGATCTCCCAAGGCTGTGACATGACCTCATCCTTCTGCACCGGGTGGTAACTGAGCCTCACCTATCCTAAGCAGTCCCGACCGCCGGCGCAGCCTTTCGAGTCCGGCCGCCTCACAGTCCCCCACGACATCACGTCAGTGGGGACAGGCCTGAGCGGAGCTCTTCACACCGCGGCAGTGCGCGTATTACTGATGCGAAAGAACACCGATGCATTACTTTCCGACCGACGACGTGATTCATTATCGACACTCAACCGTAATATTGATTGCTGTTGAGTTGCAGGGGTCTTGGCCGGGCTCTCCATAGAATTCCTTGCTGCTACCGTGTCAAGGCCCATACCCCTAAGACTGAGGTAGCGCTTCATGCTTCGCCGACTTTTCGTCCGCTCACGTCGGAGGAAACTGACGTCATCACGTCAACCATCACACCAGTCTCGTCAGAGGCTGAAGAGTGGTGCCGCCGTCTCGGCAGTGGCTCTGATCGCTGCCGCACTGGGCACGGCGACGATTCCGACACCCCCGGCCGAAGCCATTCACGGCAATCCTTCCGGGGGGTCGGGAAAGTTCGCCCAAGTGATCGACTGGATCGACTGGACCGAGATGACCAACACCGTGCCGGGCAAGGGCATGGCGATCCTTCCTGATGGAAGCACCGGCGTGGTCTGGTCGACTCCGACACAGGTCTCCGGCAATATGTGGCGCACCAGTCGTTGCACCGTATCCAATGTGCGAACCACTGCTGTAGGGAGAAAAGAGTCGGGTCTACCCACGGATCGGGGCCTGAGCATCGGATACAGACCGGGTAGCTGGAGAGGAGATGGCCTGCCTCATCTTTATAATGACGGCACGAACTACACGGCCGGGGATATCAAAAGACCCAACGTGACCTCATCCAACCTGCCCCTGGGTATTGCCAACCTGCAGGACTCCTCAACCCACCAGTTCCAGGTTGAATGCAGTTCCTACCTCGTCACCTCCGCCTCCAAACCCGCGAAGAGCCAGTTGGAACGTCTCCCCGATAAGGTGGAGGTTCCCATGGAGGGCATGGTTTTCGCCGATGCGGAGTCCTCGAGCTGGCACAACCCGCACGGCCAGAAGGAGTACATCTCTGTTTCCCCGCTTCCCTACATCTCCGACCAGGCCGTTTCCTTCCGTCTATTGGAGAGCGCCCGGACAGAAGGGTGCACAACGAACTCCTTGGTGGGCAAAGTTACCGTCTCCACACCTTTCGGCTACAGGTCAGGCTTAAAGTTCCGCCCGGACAACGCCGAGTGCAGCTCGTTCTTCAACCCGGGTTATGGACCCTCCTCGGTCATGCTTCTGAGCAACACCCGTAGTGGCTACGTTGAGATCCACGGAGGCGGTAAGGGCGCCGTCGCCCTCGGCATCGTCTCCTACATGGACTACGGCGACGCACCTGAGAGCTACGGCACCGCCGGCAGCGTGTTCCAGCCCGCATGGAACGGCGGGGAGCTGTCTAACAAGGGAGACCGCAACATCGCTTACGGTGATACACCGTACGAGGGCGACCCCGGCGATTGGTACAACCTGAGTCAGGCCGCGGATCAGGGGCGCGTGGCCACCACCAATTCCGCAGTCGTGCGCCTGGGCTCCCTGACGGACCACAACAGCAGCATCCCTCACACCACTGACGCCTCAGGCGACGATACTGCCGATATCGATGACGAGGACGCCCTCCCTGCCAGTTGGGACCGCGTCATCTGGACCGACATCGGCAAGAAGTGGAGCCAGGAGATCACCTGCTCGGGCAACCAGACCAAGGTTGCCGGCTGGGTGGACTGGAACCGGGACGGCACCTTCTCCGCCGGCGAGCGCTCCGAGGTGACCTCCTGCTCCGACGAGGGCACGGCCACCCTGACCTGGACCGTCCCCAACGATGCCAAGCGGAGCACCATCAGCGGAGACGGTGCAGCCACCTTCATGCGTCTGCGCATCACCGGCAACCTGGCCAACGGTCAGGCGGCTGAGGACCCTCAGCCCACCGGTATCGCACTCAACGGCGAGGTCGAGGACCACCAGGTGCAGGTCCAGCTCCCCAACCTCACCATGGTCAAGGAGGTCGACAACACGGCGGCCGGCGGTCTGGGACTGGCCGCCAGCGACTGGACACTCACCGCTTCTCCCCAGAGCGGCACAGCGGTATCCGGAGCCGGTGGCTTCAGCGCGTCCTACCTGCCCCAGGGCAAGACGGTCCTGTCCGAGTCCTCCTCGTCGGCCAAGTCCGCCGGGTACAAGGCCACCATCACCTGCGCACCGCACCCGAACTCGGACCTGAAGACTCCCACATCGACCTTCGACACTGCATCGAGCACTCTGGACCTCGCCACGGGCGAGTGGATGACGTGCACGGTCCTCAACACTGCTATGCCTGGCCAGATCATCTGGAGCAAGGTCGACGATGCCGGCAACGCCCTGGCCGGAGCCGTCTTCGCTGTGGCCTCGAGCTCTCTGAATAACGGCCAGGTGGAGGTGACCGACTGCGCCACCGACAACGGCAAGACCGCTTGCCCCAACGGTTCCGTCGATCAGGATCCCCGAGCCGGATACTTCAAGGTCGTGGGGCTGACCTGGGGCGAGTACTCCCTCACCGAGACCCAGGCACCGACCGGGTACCGCATCTCCGGCGAGACGCTGACCAAGACCTTGGACGGATCGGCCCCCGCCGCCGGCGCCGACGACACCACCCCCACGCTTGATCTCGGTCAGATCATCAATACCCGGATCAAGGGGTCGGCCACCTGGACCAAGACCGATGAGCAGGGCAACGCCATCAAGGGAGCACAGTGGTCACTGACCCCTCTGGACTCCAACGGCAGGCCCTTGTCCGATCAGGCCCGCACCATCACCGACTGCGCAGGCACCTGCCCCCAAGGCAGCCTGGACACCGACGCAGCCCCTGGGGCCTTCAAGCTGGTGGACCTGGGTTACGGCTCCTACCAGCTCATTGAGACCAAGGCGCCGGCCGGCTACGTCCTCGACGCCACGCCCCGCACCATCACCATCTCCACTCCGGACCAGGTGGTGGCGCTGGGCAACATCTCCAACCGCAAGTCAGCGGTTCCCGCCATCCCCCTCACCGGTGGAAGCGCCGCCACCACCTACCTCATCGCCGGAGGGGCGGTGCTGGGG from Actinomyces sp. Marseille-P3109 encodes:
- a CDS encoding CshA/CshB family fibrillar adhesin-related protein; the encoded protein is MIDWIDWTEMTNTVPGKGMAILPDGSTGVVWSTPTQVSGNMWRTSRCTVSNVRTTAVGRKESGLPTDRGLSIGYRPGSWRGDGLPHLYNDGTNYTAGDIKRPNVTSSNLPLGIANLQDSSTHQFQVECSSYLVTSASKPAKSQLERLPDKVEVPMEGMVFADAESSSWHNPHGQKEYISVSPLPYISDQAVSFRLLESARTEGCTTNSLVGKVTVSTPFGYRSGLKFRPDNAECSSFFNPGYGPSSVMLLSNTRSGYVEIHGGGKGAVALGIVSYMDYGDAPESYGTAGSVFQPAWNGGELSNKGDRNIAYGDTPYEGDPGDWYNLSQAADQGRVATTNSAVVRLGSLTDHNSSIPHTTDASGDDTADIDDEDALPASWDRVIWTDIGKKWSQEITCSGNQTKVAGWVDWNRDGTFSAGERSEVTSCSDEGTATLTWTVPNDAKRSTISGDGAATFMRLRITGNLANGQAAEDPQPTGIALNGEVEDHQVQVQLPNLTMVKEVDNTAAGGLGLAASDWTLTASPQSGTAVSGAGGFSASYLPQGKTVLSESSSSAKSAGYKATITCAPHPNSDLKTPTSTFDTASSTLDLATGEWMTCTVLNTAMPGQIIWSKVDDAGNALAGAVFAVASSSLNNGQVEVTDCATDNGKTACPNGSVDQDPRAGYFKVVGLTWGEYSLTETQAPTGYRISGETLTKTLDGSAPAAGADDTTPTLDLGQIINTRIKGSATWTKTDEQGNAIKGAQWSLTPLDSNGRPLSDQARTITDCAGTCPQGSLDTDAAPGAFKLVDLGYGSYQLIETKAPAGYVLDATPRTITISTPDQVVALGNISNRKSAVPAIPLTGGSAATTYLIAGGAVLGITALVMAIQAYRRRRALSSRLDS
- a CDS encoding Rossmann-like domain-containing protein; its protein translation is MSQPWEIYDALLDGLPGDVVVRASGQGPRWTRVLNSAGGVGTAWTMDVRSRPALADGSLDGRPLRDVGALVKSWNLAEASIGQAAINSWYSREETAAANGFEPTGEGLTWRQVFDPYRERIAGRKVAVIGHFPFAEAALAGAGEYICLERNLQPGDWPDSACEYVLPECDVVFISSSSFVNKTAPRLIELSRDAHTVLVGPSTPISPVLLDYGVDTVTGFVAARSLSDPAALAEMVPAGDIGPGFRVHRHRA